The proteins below are encoded in one region of Salmo salar chromosome ssa02, Ssal_v3.1, whole genome shotgun sequence:
- the LOC106597425 gene encoding zinc-binding protein A33 yields MASGSSLPEDRFSCPICCDIFKDPVILACGHSFCKVCQQEYWADKKPWKCPVCRRRFPIATTQPPRNLALNDACEAFLQERSKRASVGSEIQEGSQRASAESEVLCSLHSEKFKLFCLKDKQPICLVCRDSKVHKSHDCVPVDEVVQELKEELHTALKPLQKNLELFNDIKLTCDKTAEHIQSQVQHTEKQINYEFKKLHQFLRDEEAARIAALREEEEQKSQMMKKKIEEMSRKISSLSDAIRTIEEELKAEDISFLQNFKTTKERSQYLLLYPQLVSGALIDEAKHLGNLQFRVWEKMQGILKYTPVILDPNTAHPSLSLTDDLTSVRRPGTSQPFVNNPERFMRYTNVLGSEGFSSGTHSWELEVGDHPDWVLGVAKESIDRKRERDATPKNGMWCISQHSGTYIGGGGDIIALKRRPQRIRVQLDYNRGEVSFYDPKLMTPIYTLKVRFTERLFPYFNIGNVANGNNPGIQICQSKGSLKVK; encoded by the coding sequence ATGGCATCCGGATCATCTCTACCAGAAGACAgattctcctgtcctatctgcTGTGACATCTTCAAGGATCCTGTCATCCTGGCATGTGGCCACAGCTTCTGTAAAGTCTGTCAGCAGGAATACTGGGCGGATAAGAAACCTTGGAAATGTCCAGTTTGTAGGAGAAGATTTCCTATAGCTACGACTCAACCTCCTCGTAACCTGGCGTTAAATGACGCATGTGAAGCCTTCTTACAGGAGAGAAGCAAGAGAGCTTCAGTTGGGTCTGAGATACAGGAGGGGAGTCAGAGAGCTTCAGCTGAGTCTGAGGTGCTCTGCAGTCTGCACAGTGAGAAATTCAAACTCTTCTGTCTGAAGGATAAACAGCCTATCTGCTTGGTGTGTCGCGATTCAAAGGTACATAAATCTCATGACTGTGTCCCTGTAGATGAGGTTGTCCAGGAGCTTAAGGAGGAACTGCACACTGCCCTGAAGCCCTTACAGAAGAACCTAGAGCTCTTTAATGACATTAAACTAACCTGTGATAAAACAGCAGAACACATTCAAAGTCAGGTTCagcacacagagaaacagattaaCTACGAGTTTAAGAAGCTTCACCAGTTTCTACGAGATGAAGAGGCAGCCAGGATAGCAGcactgagggaggaagaggagcagaagAGTCAGATGATGAAAAAGAAGATTGAAGAGATGAGCAGAAAGATATCATCACTTTCAGACGCAATCAGAACCATAGAGGAGGAGCTGAAAGCTGAAGACATCTCATTCCTGCAGAACTTCAAGACCACAAAGGAAAGATCCCAGTACTTACTGCTGTATCCACAGCTGGTCTCAGGAGCTCTGATAGACGAGGCCAAACACCTGGGAAACCTGCAGTTCAGAGTCTGGGAGAAGATGCAGGGGATCCTCAAATACACTCCTGTGATTCTGGACCCAAACACTGcacatcccagtctctctctgactgatgATCTGACCAGTGTGAGAAGACCAGGCACATCCCAGCCGTTCGTTAACAACCCAGAGCGATTTATGAGGTACACAAATGTTCTTGGCTCTGAGGGGTTCAGCTCAGGAACACACAGCTGGGAGCTGGAGGTGGGGGACCATCCTGACTGGGTTTTGGGCGTGGCTAAAGAGTCCATTGACAGGAAGCGGGAGCGTGATGCAACACCAAAGAATGGAATGTGGTGTATATCGCAGCACAGTGGGACGTACATAGGAGGAGGAGGTGACATCATCGCTCTGAAGAGGAGACCCCAGAGGATCAGAGTGCAGCTGGACTACAACAGAGGGGAGGTGTCCTTCTACGACCCCAAACTCATGACACCTATCTACACTCTTAAAGTCAGATTCACTGAGAGACTGTTCCCATACTTTAATATTGGAAATGTGGCTAATGGCAACAACCCTGGTATTCAGATCTGCCAATCAAAAGGGTCTCTGAAAGTGAAGTAA